In the Passer domesticus isolate bPasDom1 chromosome 4, bPasDom1.hap1, whole genome shotgun sequence genome, one interval contains:
- the LOC135300040 gene encoding uncharacterized protein LOC135300040: MLALLAREPGMEWLEQSLAGHRFPSPPGSREAPQSGSEISCHQKHSLGPCPLKTLSLLEHSGDSRLWQAYLEGLKKFLAFRESLGMPAVWPIPVEQIRGFLTVECNYSPLKTLKYMAALSFLSKLTGNSDPLEDPVTCCIVTGLKHRAGILRDKYLPVTIEMLRSLLGVLESACMTHYECLLFRALFTVAFFGALRIGEMVAKHRNVLQPELLHLSDLQLMERRVLLFLPYSPVDQERHVISLALSGEPWVCPVLALRNYLAARPRQEGPLFVHSDLRSVTKREFLAVLRRALCLLGLSPEQYGVHSFWLGTAVTAARCGCPREDITRLARWPCVIPGRFLPG, encoded by the exons atgctggctctgctggcccGGGAGCCGGGTAtggagtggctggagcagagcctcgCTGGGCACAGATTCCCGTCCCCtcctggcagccgggaagcgCCGCAGAGCG GAAGCGAGATCAGCTGTCATCAGAAGCATTCCTTGGGACCTTGTCCTCTGAAGACGCTGTCGTTGCTGGAGCACTCAGGGGATAGTAGGCTTTGGCAAGCCTACCTCGAAGGACTGAAGAAGTTCCTTGCCTTCAGGGAAAGCTTGGGAATGCCTGCAGTCTGGCCAATTCCAGTGGAGCAAATTAGAGGGTTTTTGACTGTGGAATGTAATTATTCCCCCTTGAAGACACTCAAATACATGGCAGCACTTTCTTTTTTATCAAAATTGACCGGTAACTCTGATCCTCTGGAAGATCCTGTAACCTGTTGCATAGTGACAGGGTTGAAACATCGAGCGGGTATCCTGAGGGATAAATACTTGCCTGTAACAATTGAGATGTTGCGATCTCTCTTAGGAGTTCTGGAATCTGCATGCATGACTCACTACGAATGCTTACTGTTTCGTGCATTATTTACTGTAGCTTTTTTTGGGGCACTTCGAATAGGTGAGATGGTGGCAAAGCACCGTAATGtactgcagcctgagctgctgcaccTGAGTGATCTCCAGCTGATGGAGAGGAGAGTGCTGCTTTTTCTGCCTTATTCTCCGGTGGATCAGGAGAGACATGTCATCAGCCTGGCGCTGTCTGGAGAGCCCTGGGTGTGCCCTGTTCTGGCCCTCCGCAACTATTTGGCAGCTCGTCCACGGCAGGAAGGGCCGCTCTTCGTGCACTCGGACTTGAGGAGTGTAACGAAGAGGGAGTTCCTGGCGGTCCTCCGgcgtgccctgtgcctgctggggctgtctCCGGAGCAGTACGGCGTGCACTCCTTCTGGCTGGGGACTGCTGTCACCGCTGCGCGCTGCGGCTGTCCTCGGGAAGATATCACTCGCCTGGCAAGATGGCCCTGTGTGATCCCAGGAAGGTTCTTGCCAGGGTGA